Within the Streptobacillus ratti genome, the region TGCACAAACTATATCTTTACCATAGTTATATGCTTCTGTATGCCCTTTAATTAAATAGGATACAATTTTTCTTCTTTATTAATTTTTAAAAATGTGTTATTATTAGTCATGGGTATACAGTTCCTTTCAATAGATTTGCTCATTTATGATTGTACTGTATATCCTATTTTTTTTCAATTACTTTTTTGGACATTTACTTTTGGAATTTAGGGTTCTTTTAAACGCTTCAAAAATGATTGAAAAATCTACTTGAATGTGCTATTATTTGAAGTAGACGATTTTAATATATTAGTAAGAAAGTAGGTAGAAAATGGTTACTAAAGAAGAAGTAGTTAAATTAGCAAAACTATCTAAATTATCATTTGAAAAAAATGAATTAGAAGCTTTTCAAAAAGATTTAAATGATATATTTAAATATATGGAAAGTTTAAATGAATTAAACTTAGAAAATGTAGAACCTTTATATAATATTTTAGAAAATGAAGGTAAGATATATAATCATGAACCAAAAATAGAAATGGATAAAAAAATGTTTTTAAAAAATGCACCTAAAAGTGATGAAAACTTTATTTCTTTACCAGTAATGATAGGTGATGGAAATGAATAAGATATATACTTTAACTGCTAGTGAAATGGCAGAATTAATAAAAGAGGGTAAATTAACTTCACAAGATGCAACAAAATCAATTTTAAATAGAATAGATGAAATGGAAGATAAAATAGGGGCATTTGTTTCTATTAATAGAGAAAATGCAATAGAGTCAGCTAAAAAAGCAGATGAGACAGAAATATCTAGTTCTTTACATGGAGTTCCTATAGCTCTTAAAGATAATATAGTTTCTTTAGGAGAATTAACTACATCAGCATCTAAAATATTATCAGGTTATTATGGAACATATGATGCAACTGTAGTAAAAAGATTAAAAGAGGCTAATGTAGTTTTAGTTGGTAAGGCTAATATGGATGAATTTGCTATGGGTTCATCTAATGAAAATTCAAGTGTTAAACTAGTTTCAAATCCTTGGGATTTAGAAAGAGTTCCTGGTGGTTCAAGTGGTGGTTCAGCAGCAGCAGTTGCTGCCTTAGAAGTACCTATAGCTTTAGGTACAGATACAGGTGGTTCAGTTAGACAACCAGCATCTTTAACAGGTACTGTTGGATTAAAACCTACTTATGGTAGGGTTTCAAGATATGGTCTTATGGCATTTGGTTCAAGTCTTGACCAAGTAGGAATAATTGCAAGAACATCTGAAGATGTTGCAAAAACTTTAGAAATAATAGCTGGTGAAGATATTTATGATTCAACTACAGTAGATGTAGAAGTTCCTAAATATTCTGAAATGTTAAATAAGGATATTAGTGGTTTAAGAATAGGGATAGATAAGAATTTCTTTAATGGTCTATCTAAAGAAATTAAAGAAAGCATAGAAAATGCTTTAGATGTTTTAGTGAAAATGGGTGCAAGTATTGTAGATATTAGTCTTGATTATGCTAAATATTCTATTCCAACTTACTATATCATTTCATCAGCTGAGGCTTCATCTAATCTTTCAAGATATGATGGAATACGTTATGGTCATAGAGCAGAAGCTGATAATGTAGAAGACATTTATGTTAAATCAAGAACTGAGGGATTTGGTAAAGAGGTTAAAAGAAGAATAATGATAGGTTCATATGTTCTAAGTTCAGGATTTTATGATGCTTATTATAAAAAGGCATCTCAGGTAAGAAGATTAATAAAAAATGATTATCAAAAAGCATTTGAAAATGTAGATATAATAATCACACCAACAACACCTAATGTAGCATTTAAAAAAGGAGAAAAATCAAATAATCCTATAGAAATGTATTTATCTGATATTTATACAGTTTCAGTGTCTCTTGCAGGATTACCAGCAATTTCTGTACCAGTAGGATTTGTGGATAAATTGCCAGTAGGAATGCAAATAATATCTAACTATTTTAGAGAAGATTTATTATTAAATGTTACACATAAATATGAAATGGAAAGAGGAAAAATTGATTATGAAAGAGTATGATATAGTAATAGGGTTAGAGGTTCACTGCCAATTAAAAACTAAAACTAAAATATGGTGTGATGCTGATGCAAATTATGATGAAAAAGATCCTAATACTTGTATTTCTCCAGTATCAACAGGTGAGCCTGGAGCTCTTCCTAGATTAAATGAAGAAGTTTTAGATTATGCTATTAAAGCAGCACTTGCTTTAAATTGTGATATTAATAAGATAAGTTACTTTGATAGAAAAAACTATTTTTATCCAGATTCTCCTAAAAATTATCAAATTACACAATATTTCAAACCTTATGCAGAAAATGGATATTTAGAATTTAAAAGAAATGATAAAGATATTAAAGTTGAAATAGAAAGAATACAGATAGAAGAAGACACGGCTAAAAGTATACATACAAAACATGAATCTATATTAAATTTTAATAGAGCAAGTATACCATTAATAGAAATAGTTACTAAACCATGTATTACAAATCCACAAGATGCCTATATATATTTAAATAACTTAAAAGAGAGAATTAAATATACTGGAGTAAGTGATGTAAGTATGGAGCTTGGTTCACTTAGATGTGATGCTAATGTTTCTATTAAAGAAAAAGGTTCTAATAAACTTGGTACTAGAACTGAAACTAAAAATTTAAATTCATTTAAAGCAGTAGTAAGAGCTATAGAATATGAAGCAAATAGACAAATGGAATTAATAGAAAAAGGTGAAAGAGTAATTCAGGAAACAAGACTTTGGGATGATGAAAAAGGTATTACAAGACCTATGAGAAACAAGGAAGAGGCTATGGATTATAGATATTTTCCAGAACCAGATTTACCACCAGTAATAATTGATGAGGAAAGAATAGCTAGATTAAAAGAAGAAATGCCAGAATTTGCTGATGAGAAATTAGCAAGATTTATAAATAAATATAATATGTCTGAAGTTGATGCTGGAAATTTAGTTACATCTATTAATCTTGCAAACTATTTTGAAAATTTAGTTGAGGTTTCAAAAGAACCAAGACTTTCAACTAACTGGATGCTAACAGAAGTATTAAGGGTACTTAAAGAAAAATACATTAGTATAGATGAATTTAGTATAAGTAGTGAGAATTTAGGAAAATTAATTATTTTACTTAAATCTGAAACAATAAGTTCAAAAATAGCTAAGGAAGTATTTGAAATAATGCTTAATGAAGATAAAGACCCTAATATTATAGTTAAAGAAAAGGGTATGTTACAAATATCTGATGAGGGAGAAATAGAAAATATTGTTAAACAAGTAATTTCTGAAAATCCTGAATCTGTACAAGACTTTTTAAATGGTAAAGATAGAGCAATTAAAGCTTTAATGGGTCAAGCTATGAAGATATCTAAAGGTAAAGCAAACCCTAAGCTTGTACAAGATTTATTAATAAAAAATATGAAATAAGGTAAATATATGAGCAAATTAGACAGATGGTTTTTAAAAGAAAAAAATAGAAAAAAAATATATTTTATATTTTTCCTTTTATTCTTGTTTTTAGTAATAGTAAGACTATTTTTTTTACAAATATTACATAAAGATTTTTCATTTAATGTGATTAGCCCTATAAGGTCATATGTAAAAGAAATAAAGGCTAAACGTGGGTCTATACTTACTAGTGATAATTTAGAATTAGCCGTTGATTTAGAATATCAAGGCATAGTTGTAGATCCAACATTATTTAAAGATAAAGAAGAAATAGAGAAGTTTGTAGATATAATTAACAAAGTAATCAAAAATATTAAAGTAGAAGAAACTGTTGCTAAAATTTTTGAATTAAAAGAGAAAAATAAAAAATACTATGAATTTAAAAATGTATTAATTAATGTTAGTCAAAGAGATCAAATTGATGAATTAATTAAAGAAGTTAGAAAAAATAATAGAGAAAATTTTAATGCAAGATTTGTCTATTTTACAAGAAAATTCAAGAGAGAATATATAAATAATTCTGTATTTGAAACTATAGTTGGATTTCTTAATAAAGAAGAAAAAGGTGTTTATGGTGTTGAGCATAAATATGATGAAACACTTACAGGAGAAAATGGACAAGCAACAGGAACAGCTCCTTTTTCAGCATCTTTAGCAGAGTATACATTACCGTATTTAATAGATGAGAAAATAGTTAAAAATGCAAAAGATGGGAATAATCTTGTATTAACAATAGATTCTTTGTTACAATACTCACTTGATGATATTCTTAAAGATGCACATAATAAATTTGAAGCAACTACTACTATGGGTATAGTAATGGAAAGTGATACAGGGAAAATAGTAGCAATGAGTTCTTACCCTAAGGCAGTAAATAGAGCAGAAATAAAGAATCATAATATTACCTCTTTATTTGAGCCAGGTTCAATATTTAAACCTTTGACAGTGGCTATGGCTATGAATGAGGGAATAATTAATGAAAATACTTTAATACATTCTGATGGATATATTAAAGTAAAAAATAGGATAATAAGAGATCATGATGATAGTACTAAAGGTACATTACCTGTATCAAAAATAATGGTAAATTCAGGGAATGTAGGATTAGTTAAAATTTCACAAATGATGAATCCAGAAACTTTCTATAACTATCTGCCAAAATTTGGATTAGGTAAAAAAACAGGTGTGGATATTTCATATGAAACTACTGGGTTTTTAATGACACCAAAAGAATTTACGGAAGTTAGAAGATCTAATGTATCTTTTGGACAAGGAATAAATATGACACAGCTTCAAATGTTGGTTGCTTTAAATGCGACTATTAATGGTGGAGATTTAATAACTCCTCAAATAGTTGAAAAAATAGTGGGAGTTAATGGAGAAGTTATAAAAAACTATGAAATTCATACTAAAGGAAAAGTAATTAAAGAAAGTATAAGTAATAAGATTAGAAAAATACTTGAAGAAGTAGTTTCAAGTGGTACTGGTCGTGGAATAAAACTTGATGGATATAGAATAGGTGGGAAAACAGGAACAGCTCAAAAAGCAGGACCTAATGGTTATGAATATGGGAAATATTTCTCATCATTTTTCTCATTTTTTCCAGCAGATAAACCTAAGTATAGCATATTAATTACTGTAGATGAGCCGCATGGTCAATATTATGGAGCTTCAGTTGCATTACCACTAGCTAGGGATATTTTAGATAAGATAATAAAGTATAAAAATGTAACTCCAAGTGAAAAAGTAGTGAAAAATATTTCTGAAATAGAAGTTGTAAAACCTAAAGAAAACAGAAATAAGAAAATAGAGAATATTAAGAATGAATTTTCTATGAATATTATGCCTAATTTAATAGGTGTAACTAAGAAAAATTTATTAGAATTAGGTATAGATAAATACTCTGTTTCTATAACAGGAAATGGAAAAGTAATAAAACAATATCCAGAAGCTGGAGCTAAAATTAAGGTTGGAGATAAAATAAGATTAGAATTGAAATAATAGAAAGGGGAATAAGATGTATTATCAAATATATGTAAAAAAATATGTAAACACATATACTTATGAGTCTGATTTCCCTTTAGATGTAGGAACTTTTGTTGAAATTAATTTTAGAAATAAAAATTTATTAGGTGTAGTTATTAGAGAAAGTAAAAAAGAAGAAATAGGGGATTTTAAAATAAAAAAAATAAATAAGGTTATGGAAGATATGGTAAAAATACCAGAAAGTATATTAAATTTAGCTATATTCATTAATTCTTATTACATCACCGATTTTCATGCTAGTTTTAAAATATTAGGTCCTTATGAGAAAATGTATAAGGAGAAATTATTAGAAATAGAAAAAAAAGAAATAACTATTAATAATAGTATAGCCTTAAATGAATATCAACAAAAAGCATATGATGATATAGTAAATTCTAATGAAAACATTTTTCTATTACATGGAATAACAGGTAGTGGAAAAACTGAAATATATATTAAATTAATAGAAGAAGCATTAAAAAAAGATAAATCAAGTATATTTTTATTACCTGAAATTTCTTTAAGCTCACAAATGGTTAAAGGTATAAAAAAAGTATTTGGTAATACTGTAAGTTTAATTCATAGTAAAATGACTCCAGCTACTAAACTTAAAGAATGGATTAATATTTATTCTGGTAATTCAAGGGTCATATTAGGTGCAAGGTCAGCCTTATTTGCTCCTGTTAAGAATTTAGGATATATAATAATAGATGAAGAACATGAGAATACATATAAACAAGAAGATAATGCAAGATATCATAGTAGAAATGTGGCGATAAAAAGAGCTATGCAAGAGGGAGCAAAGGTTGTATTAGGTAGTGCAACGCCATCATTTGAGAGTTATTATCTTGCAAAAAAAAATATATTTAAATTAGTTACTTTAAATAAAAGATTTAATAATATGGACTTACCAGAAATGGAAGTAGTGGATTTATCTAATGAAAAATCAATGTTGTCTGAAAAATTACTTCAAAATATGAAAGATACTTTATTAAAAGGGGAACAGGTAATATTAATATTAAATAGAAAATCCCATTCTTTGTTGGTTAGATGTATAGATTGTAAAGAAAAAATGGCTTGTCCAAGATGTAGTGTTAATTTAAGGTATTCAAAATCTAAAGATATCTTAGAATGTTCACATTGTGAATATAGAAGAAAAATGTATGATACTTGCCCTTATTGTGATAGTGAAAACTTGGAATTTTTAGGTATAGGAATAGAAAAGTTAGAAGAAGAATTATCAGAATTATTTGGTAGTGAAAATATACTTAGAATGGATTCAAGTACCATGACTAGTCAAAAAGATTTTGACAAGGCATATAAAGAATTTAGTGAAAATAAGTATCAAATAGCTATTGGTACACAAATACTTGCTAAGGGATTTCATTTTCCTAATGTAACTTTAGTCGGAATAATTAATACAGATCAAATTTTATCTTTAAGTGATTTTAGAGTAGGAGAAAAAACTTATCAGCTTGTAACACAATCAGCAGGTAGGTCAGGTAGAGGAGATAAAAAAGGAAAAGTAATACTTCAAAGCTATGTTCCTGATTCAAAATTAATTAATTCAATAATGTCTGGAGATTTTGAAGAATATTTTGAATATGATATGCACATTAGAAAATTACTTAATCTACCACCTTTTAGTAGAATGATTAAAATAATAGTTTCTGATAAAAAAGAAGAGAGAGCATTAAAGGTAATTAAAAAAATACATAAAGATATTACCGAAAATTTTGCAGAAGTTTCCCATATTGAAAAAGCCCCAATATTTAAAATGAATGATGACTTTAGATATAACATATATATCAAAAGTAATAAAAATGAAATAGCAAAAAATAGAAAGTTACTTTTTGCTATAAAAGGATTAAGTAATAATACAACAAGAATTTTAGTTGATATAGATCCTTTAACTTTATATTAGAAAGTAGTGATAAAATTGAATATTTATGTTTACGAAGCTCCAATTTTAAGAAAAAAATCAGATGAGGTTATTGAATTTAATGATGGATTAAGAAATACATTAGATGAAATGGTTAAGACTATGAGACTTGCAAATGGTATAGGACTTGCTGCTAATCAAGTTGGAATAGATAAAAGATTTTTTGTTTTAGAAATTGAAGATGAGATAATAAAGGTGGTAAATCCAGAAATATTAAGTTTTGGAGAAGAAATGGTAGAATTTCAGGAGGGGTGTTTAAGTATACCAGGTATATTTAAGAATGTATTAAGACCTGAAAGCATAACTGTAAGATATCAAGATGAAAATGGGAATGTTATAGAAAGAGAATTAAATGAACTTAAATCACGTGCATTCCAGCATGAATTAGATCATTTAGACGGTATTTTATTCATAGATAAAATAAGTCCTATGAGTAGAAATCTTATTAGAAAAAAATTAGAAATTATGAAGAAGAACAGTAAACCAAGAGAATTTTAGGGGTGAGAAATGAAAACAATATTTATGGGAACGCCAGATTTTGCAATAGAAACTTTAAAATATTTACATGAAAATACAGAACTATTAGCTGTATTTACAAAAGTAGATAAAATTAATGCTCGTGGTAA harbors:
- the priA gene encoding replication restart helicase PriA, whose translation is MYYQIYVKKYVNTYTYESDFPLDVGTFVEINFRNKNLLGVVIRESKKEEIGDFKIKKINKVMEDMVKIPESILNLAIFINSYYITDFHASFKILGPYEKMYKEKLLEIEKKEITINNSIALNEYQQKAYDDIVNSNENIFLLHGITGSGKTEIYIKLIEEALKKDKSSIFLLPEISLSSQMVKGIKKVFGNTVSLIHSKMTPATKLKEWINIYSGNSRVILGARSALFAPVKNLGYIIIDEEHENTYKQEDNARYHSRNVAIKRAMQEGAKVVLGSATPSFESYYLAKKNIFKLVTLNKRFNNMDLPEMEVVDLSNEKSMLSEKLLQNMKDTLLKGEQVILILNRKSHSLLVRCIDCKEKMACPRCSVNLRYSKSKDILECSHCEYRRKMYDTCPYCDSENLEFLGIGIEKLEEELSELFGSENILRMDSSTMTSQKDFDKAYKEFSENKYQIAIGTQILAKGFHFPNVTLVGIINTDQILSLSDFRVGEKTYQLVTQSAGRSGRGDKKGKVILQSYVPDSKLINSIMSGDFEEYFEYDMHIRKLLNLPPFSRMIKIIVSDKKEERALKVIKKIHKDITENFAEVSHIEKAPIFKMNDDFRYNIYIKSNKNEIAKNRKLLFAIKGLSNNTTRILVDIDPLTLY
- the gatA gene encoding Asp-tRNA(Asn)/Glu-tRNA(Gln) amidotransferase subunit GatA, producing the protein MEMNKIYTLTASEMAELIKEGKLTSQDATKSILNRIDEMEDKIGAFVSINRENAIESAKKADETEISSSLHGVPIALKDNIVSLGELTTSASKILSGYYGTYDATVVKRLKEANVVLVGKANMDEFAMGSSNENSSVKLVSNPWDLERVPGGSSGGSAAAVAALEVPIALGTDTGGSVRQPASLTGTVGLKPTYGRVSRYGLMAFGSSLDQVGIIARTSEDVAKTLEIIAGEDIYDSTTVDVEVPKYSEMLNKDISGLRIGIDKNFFNGLSKEIKESIENALDVLVKMGASIVDISLDYAKYSIPTYYIISSAEASSNLSRYDGIRYGHRAEADNVEDIYVKSRTEGFGKEVKRRIMIGSYVLSSGFYDAYYKKASQVRRLIKNDYQKAFENVDIIITPTTPNVAFKKGEKSNNPIEMYLSDIYTVSVSLAGLPAISVPVGFVDKLPVGMQIISNYFREDLLLNVTHKYEMERGKIDYERV
- a CDS encoding penicillin-binding protein, encoding MSKLDRWFLKEKNRKKIYFIFFLLFLFLVIVRLFFLQILHKDFSFNVISPIRSYVKEIKAKRGSILTSDNLELAVDLEYQGIVVDPTLFKDKEEIEKFVDIINKVIKNIKVEETVAKIFELKEKNKKYYEFKNVLINVSQRDQIDELIKEVRKNNRENFNARFVYFTRKFKREYINNSVFETIVGFLNKEEKGVYGVEHKYDETLTGENGQATGTAPFSASLAEYTLPYLIDEKIVKNAKDGNNLVLTIDSLLQYSLDDILKDAHNKFEATTTMGIVMESDTGKIVAMSSYPKAVNRAEIKNHNITSLFEPGSIFKPLTVAMAMNEGIINENTLIHSDGYIKVKNRIIRDHDDSTKGTLPVSKIMVNSGNVGLVKISQMMNPETFYNYLPKFGLGKKTGVDISYETTGFLMTPKEFTEVRRSNVSFGQGINMTQLQMLVALNATINGGDLITPQIVEKIVGVNGEVIKNYEIHTKGKVIKESISNKIRKILEEVVSSGTGRGIKLDGYRIGGKTGTAQKAGPNGYEYGKYFSSFFSFFPADKPKYSILITVDEPHGQYYGASVALPLARDILDKIIKYKNVTPSEKVVKNISEIEVVKPKENRNKKIENIKNEFSMNIMPNLIGVTKKNLLELGIDKYSVSITGNGKVIKQYPEAGAKIKVGDKIRLELK
- the def gene encoding peptide deformylase; amino-acid sequence: MNIYVYEAPILRKKSDEVIEFNDGLRNTLDEMVKTMRLANGIGLAANQVGIDKRFFVLEIEDEIIKVVNPEILSFGEEMVEFQEGCLSIPGIFKNVLRPESITVRYQDENGNVIERELNELKSRAFQHELDHLDGILFIDKISPMSRNLIRKKLEIMKKNSKPREF
- the gatC gene encoding Asp-tRNA(Asn)/Glu-tRNA(Gln) amidotransferase subunit GatC, whose protein sequence is MVTKEEVVKLAKLSKLSFEKNELEAFQKDLNDIFKYMESLNELNLENVEPLYNILENEGKIYNHEPKIEMDKKMFLKNAPKSDENFISLPVMIGDGNE
- the gatB gene encoding Asp-tRNA(Asn)/Glu-tRNA(Gln) amidotransferase subunit GatB, yielding MMKEYDIVIGLEVHCQLKTKTKIWCDADANYDEKDPNTCISPVSTGEPGALPRLNEEVLDYAIKAALALNCDINKISYFDRKNYFYPDSPKNYQITQYFKPYAENGYLEFKRNDKDIKVEIERIQIEEDTAKSIHTKHESILNFNRASIPLIEIVTKPCITNPQDAYIYLNNLKERIKYTGVSDVSMELGSLRCDANVSIKEKGSNKLGTRTETKNLNSFKAVVRAIEYEANRQMELIEKGERVIQETRLWDDEKGITRPMRNKEEAMDYRYFPEPDLPPVIIDEERIARLKEEMPEFADEKLARFINKYNMSEVDAGNLVTSINLANYFENLVEVSKEPRLSTNWMLTEVLRVLKEKYISIDEFSISSENLGKLIILLKSETISSKIAKEVFEIMLNEDKDPNIIVKEKGMLQISDEGEIENIVKQVISENPESVQDFLNGKDRAIKALMGQAMKISKGKANPKLVQDLLIKNMK